The sequence below is a genomic window from bacterium.
CGCTTTCCGAGATCGAGCACCGCGGCGCCGCCCCCGAAACCCTCGTCCTGCTCACCAGCGACCACGGCAACCTCGAAGACCTCTCCACCCGCTCCCACACCCGCAACCCCGTCCCCCTGCTCGCCTGGGGCCCGGGTGCCGCCACCCTGCTCGCCCGCTGCACCCGCCTCGACGAAGTGACCCCCGCCCTGCTCTCCCTCCTTGTAGTTTGAGGCATTCTATCTGCTGCGGCGGCTTGCCCCTTGTTCCACCTCGGAGAGACACACAGAGGCCCCGCGCTGCGATTTCCTTCCAGGCATGAGCAGCGCGGGGCCTCTGTGTGTCTCTCCGAGGTGCGTACTAGGGCAACCGCCCCTCCAGATAGAATACCTCGAAAACCTTCTCGTGGAAGATGGGCCCATGCCCAAAGTACCCGTCCTCCCCGAACAGCTCCCCGTGGTCCGACATCACCATGAAGTAGGTGTTGCGCGGGCAGCGCTCCATGAACTCGCCCACGACCCGGTCGAGGTGCTCCACGCAGACGACCTGCTTGTCGTAGAAGGCGCGGAACTGCGCCGGCGTGAAGAACTCCTCCTCCTTCTTGTCCTGCATGAACTCCGAGGGGTTCTTCAGGAAGTCGTCGAGGTGCTTGAACACGCCGTGGACGCCCGAGATGTGCGGCAGGTCGCCGGGCTTCTCGCCGGGCAGCAGGTAGGGGTAGTGCGTCTCGCCGGTGTTGAGGAAGAAGAACGAGGGGCGGTCGTCCCGGAACTGCAGCTGCTGGAAGATCAGGCCCAGGTCGTTGTGGCTGGGGGCGAGCTCGTACTTGTCGAAGTGCTGGCTCATGCTGGTCATCGGGTTCAGCACCGGCAGGCTGACCCAGCCCTCGTTCCAGTAGCCGGCCGCCTTCAGGAAGTGCGGCAGCGAGAGCTGGGGCACGAACTTGCCGAACTCCACGTCGGCCATGTTCAGCCGGCGGCTCCAGAGGGCGAATTCCTCGCGGTA
It includes:
- a CDS encoding sulfatase-like hydrolase/transferase, with the translated sequence MAGLIDRVKSLIAGGGKLNNLVFIVFDSCRWDAYQAARTPNLDRIAAAEKRYSYASWTSPSHYTFLMGMVPHQSPKGVFASNVYREEFALWSRRLNMADVEFGKFVPQLSLPHFLKAAGYWNEGWVSLPVLNPMTSMSQHFDKYELAPSHNDLGLIFQQLQFRDDRPSFFFLNTGETHYPYLLPGEKPGDLPHISGVHGVFKHLDDFLKNPSEFMQDKKEEEFFTPAQFRAFYDKQVVCVEHLDRVVGEFMERCPRNTYFMVMSDHGELFGEDGYFGHGPIFHEKVFEVFYLEGRLP